TGGCTACGGTATTCTCCGTATGGAACGCAGCCTTACAGACCAGCTTGCTGATCTTGGCATGAGCACAGACGATGTAGAATATCTGGGTCTTAGCCACTGGCATCCGGACCATTCAGGGAATGCCGCACTTTTCACCAGTTCAACACTTGTGATCAACAACCGCGAACATGCTTTTATGTTCTCCGACGAGATGAAAGCCCAGCCTGAAGCTTATAAAGTGTGGGGTGCACTTGAGAATACAAAGACCATCCAATTTGATACTGAACATGACGTGTTTGGCGACGGCACTGTGGTGGTAAAATATATGCCCGGTCACACAGTCGGACACTCTGTGCTTTACGTAAACCTTCAGGAAACTGGTGGTTATCTCTTCTCCGGTGATCTTTACACCCATGCAGAAGGCCGAGAGAAAAAAGCTGTTC
This DNA window, taken from Kordiimonas sp. SCSIO 12603, encodes the following:
- a CDS encoding N-acyl homoserine lactonase family protein produces the protein MKNTLKTLTAALAITLSAQAEETDTIKLYALDCGTIEMFDIGAFSSEGHFNGQSVTLADPCFLIRHPKGDFLWDTGLEQSLSEHQDGMNAGYGILRMERSLTDQLADLGMSTDDVEYLGLSHWHPDHSGNAALFTSSTLVINNREHAFMFSDEMKAQPEAYKVWGALENTKTIQFDTEHDVFGDGTVVVKYMPGHTVGHSVLYVNLQETGGYLFSGDLYTHAEGREKKAVPSFNFNKEATSISQSAFEAYAREKGARIIIQHEMKHFNSLPAFPAYEQ